The Sphingobium aromaticiconvertens genome has a segment encoding these proteins:
- the rpiB gene encoding ribose 5-phosphate isomerase B, with translation MKIAIASDHAAIDLKAELAQWLRDEGHEVDDLGPATAERVDYPDFGYKLATAIASGAATRGIALCGSGIGISIAVNRNPACRAALVSEPLSAALAREHNDANVLAMGERLVGIDMAKACVNAFLSTDFGGGRHAGRVEKLSNPAL, from the coding sequence ATGAAGATTGCCATCGCATCCGATCATGCCGCCATCGACCTGAAGGCGGAACTGGCCCAATGGCTGCGCGATGAAGGGCATGAGGTCGATGACCTTGGCCCGGCCACCGCGGAACGCGTTGATTATCCCGATTTTGGTTACAAGCTGGCGACAGCCATCGCGTCGGGCGCTGCGACACGCGGCATCGCGCTGTGCGGATCGGGCATCGGCATTTCGATTGCGGTCAACCGCAACCCCGCCTGCCGCGCCGCTTTGGTGTCGGAGCCGTTGTCCGCCGCCCTCGCCCGCGAACATAATGACGCCAATGTCCTGGCGATGGGCGAACGTCTGGTCGGCATCGACATGGCCAAGGCCTGCGTCAACGCTTTCCTCTCCACCGATTTCGGCGGTGGCCGCCATGCCGGCCGCGTCGAAAAACTTTCCAATCCCGCGCTTTAA
- the cysN gene encoding sulfate adenylyltransferase subunit CysN produces the protein MSDVIEQEAVYKTDALIAADIDAYLDVHQHKTMLRFITCGSVDDGKSTLIGRLLYDSKMIFEDQLEALQADSKRVGTQGQEIDFALLVDGLAAEREQGITIDVAYRFFATEKRKFIVADTPGHEQYTRNMVTGASTADLAVILIDARKGILTQTKRHSYLAHLIGIRNIVLAVNKMDLVDYDQAVFDGIVKDYTEFARSIGIKAFTPMPISGFKGDNITANSENMPWYKGPALMEHLESVEVDATSDVAKPFRMAVQWVNRPNLDFRGFSGLIATGSIRPGDPIRVLPSGKTSTIKRIVTLGRDLDQAIAGQSVTLTLADEIDCSRGDVIAAADSPPQVADQFEATIVWMDEAEMLPGRPYWLKIGTRTVSATVQQPKYQVNVNTMEHLAAKTLDLNAIGVANLSTDRSIPFEAYADNRELGGFVLIDKMTNATVAAGMIHFSLRRADNVHWQATDVTREHHGLLKNQKPAVLWMTGLSGAGKSTIANLVEKRLARMNRHTFLLDGDNVRHGLNKDLGFTDADRVENIRRVGEVAKLMTDAGLIVITAFISPFRSEREMVRQMMQPGEFIEVHIDTSLADAEARDVKGLYKKARSGDLKNFTGIDSPYEAPEDPEIRIDTSAMTAEEAADAIVARLIP, from the coding sequence ATGTCTGACGTGATCGAACAAGAGGCGGTTTACAAAACCGATGCACTCATCGCGGCTGATATCGATGCCTATCTGGACGTGCATCAGCACAAGACGATGCTGCGCTTCATCACCTGCGGGTCGGTGGACGATGGTAAGTCGACCCTGATCGGGCGGCTGCTTTATGACAGCAAGATGATCTTCGAGGATCAACTCGAAGCCCTCCAGGCCGACAGCAAACGCGTGGGCACACAGGGGCAAGAGATCGACTTCGCCCTCCTCGTCGACGGCCTCGCCGCCGAGCGCGAGCAGGGCATCACCATCGATGTAGCCTATCGCTTCTTCGCCACCGAAAAGCGCAAGTTCATCGTCGCCGACACGCCGGGGCATGAACAATATACGCGCAACATGGTGACGGGCGCGTCCACCGCCGACCTAGCCGTCATCCTGATCGACGCGCGCAAGGGCATATTGACGCAAACCAAGCGTCACTCCTATCTCGCCCACCTGATCGGTATCCGCAACATAGTGCTGGCCGTCAACAAGATGGATCTGGTCGATTATGATCAGGCCGTGTTCGACGGCATCGTCAAGGATTATACCGAGTTCGCGCGCAGCATTGGTATCAAGGCGTTCACGCCGATGCCGATTTCGGGCTTCAAGGGCGACAATATCACGGCCAACAGCGAAAACATGCCCTGGTACAAGGGGCCTGCGCTGATGGAGCATCTGGAAAGCGTCGAGGTCGATGCGACCTCCGACGTCGCCAAGCCATTCCGCATGGCCGTTCAGTGGGTCAACCGTCCCAATCTCGATTTTCGCGGTTTCTCCGGCCTGATCGCGACCGGCTCCATCCGTCCGGGCGATCCGATCCGCGTCCTGCCTTCGGGCAAGACCAGCACGATCAAGCGCATCGTCACGCTTGGCCGCGATCTGGATCAGGCGATCGCCGGCCAGTCGGTCACGCTCACGCTTGCCGACGAAATCGATTGCTCGCGCGGGGACGTTATTGCGGCGGCGGACAGCCCGCCACAGGTTGCCGATCAGTTTGAGGCGACGATCGTGTGGATGGACGAGGCAGAGATGCTGCCCGGCCGACCCTATTGGCTTAAGATTGGAACGCGGACGGTCAGCGCGACGGTCCAGCAACCCAAATATCAGGTCAACGTCAACACGATGGAGCATCTGGCGGCAAAGACGCTGGACCTGAACGCCATCGGTGTCGCCAACCTCTCAACCGACCGGTCGATCCCGTTCGAAGCCTATGCTGACAATCGGGAGCTGGGCGGGTTCGTTCTGATCGACAAGATGACCAATGCCACGGTGGCCGCTGGCATGATTCATTTCTCGCTGCGCCGCGCCGACAATGTTCATTGGCAGGCGACTGACGTCACGCGCGAACATCATGGGTTGTTGAAGAACCAGAAGCCGGCTGTGCTGTGGATGACGGGGTTGTCCGGCGCGGGCAAGTCCACCATCGCCAATCTGGTCGAGAAGAGGCTCGCCCGGATGAATCGCCATACTTTCCTGCTGGATGGCGATAATGTGCGCCATGGTCTCAACAAGGATCTGGGCTTTACCGATGCCGATCGAGTGGAAAATATCCGCCGGGTGGGTGAGGTCGCCAAGCTGATGACCGATGCGGGCCTGATCGTCATCACCGCCTTCATCTCACCCTTCCGCAGCGAACGGGAAATGGTGCGGCAGATGATGCAACCCGGCGAGTTTATCGAGGTGCATATCGACACCAGCCTGGCTGATGCCGAGGCGCGTGACGTCAAGGGCCTCTACAAAAAGGCTCGCAGCGGCGATCTCAAAAACTTTACCGGCATCGACAGTCCCTATGAAGCGCCGGAGGACCCTGAAATCCGCATCGACACCAGCGCCATGACGGCGGAAGAAGCGGCTGACGCCATCGTCGCGAGGCTTATTCCATGA
- a CDS encoding M28 family peptidase, with protein sequence MRTSLMALAAILALSAPANAAAPKGSASTSAEPSIDTMKRLVKELSSDAYEGRAPGTAGEEKTLALLATEFGKLGLKPGNNGSWFQDVPLVEITAKNVSALNFTGGKSAVSAAYGPEMVIGTYRTSQPEIAVKDSPVVFVGYGINAPEKSWNDYAGVDVKGKTVLILVNDPDYETQGLTGPFNGRAMTYYGRWTYKYEEAARQGAAAAIIVHDTVPAAYGWNVVQSSWTGAQHVADSANGNAGQSAAIGWIQKDKAAALMASAGQDLTALMAAAKMPGFKAVPLNGVKASVSFDNDLRKHSSKNVVALLPGKTRPNEYVLYTGHWDHLGHCQAAPDGDDICNGAVDNATGTAALVALAQANVKAGPTDRSQLFIAVTGEESGLLGSAYYGDHPIVPAGQTVGGVNMDALSMAGPAKNVVVIGRGKSGLDAYLDRALAAQGRVASDEPTPEKGFYYRSDHFSFAKHGVPMLYFEGGDDLVNGGTVAGAAAAKDYEEHRYHGPKDEYDPNWDWNGVLGDLKLYYTVGRELATTTDWPNWVDGDEFRAIRDKSRAGK encoded by the coding sequence ATGCGTACTTCCCTCATGGCTCTGGCCGCCATCCTCGCTCTTTCCGCACCCGCCAACGCTGCCGCACCCAAAGGGTCAGCTTCCACCTCCGCCGAACCCTCCATCGACACGATGAAGCGGCTGGTGAAGGAACTGTCCTCCGACGCTTATGAAGGTCGCGCACCCGGCACTGCTGGCGAAGAAAAGACGCTGGCCCTGCTCGCCACCGAGTTCGGAAAGCTGGGCCTGAAACCGGGCAATAATGGTAGCTGGTTTCAGGATGTCCCACTGGTCGAGATCACCGCAAAGAATGTCTCCGCGCTCAATTTCACCGGCGGCAAGAGCGCCGTGTCGGCCGCCTATGGCCCGGAAATGGTGATCGGCACCTATCGCACCAGCCAGCCGGAGATCGCGGTCAAGGACAGCCCGGTGGTCTTCGTCGGCTATGGCATCAACGCGCCCGAAAAGAGCTGGAACGATTATGCCGGCGTCGATGTGAAGGGCAAGACCGTCCTCATCCTGGTCAACGATCCCGACTATGAAACGCAGGGGCTGACTGGCCCGTTCAATGGCCGAGCGATGACCTATTATGGCCGTTGGACCTATAAATATGAGGAGGCTGCCCGGCAGGGCGCCGCAGCCGCCATCATCGTCCACGACACCGTGCCCGCCGCCTATGGCTGGAATGTCGTTCAATCGAGTTGGACGGGTGCGCAGCATGTCGCCGACAGCGCCAATGGCAATGCCGGCCAGTCCGCCGCGATCGGCTGGATACAGAAAGACAAGGCCGCTGCCTTGATGGCAAGCGCGGGACAGGATCTCACCGCGCTAATGGCCGCCGCCAAGATGCCGGGGTTCAAGGCCGTGCCCCTGAACGGGGTGAAAGCATCGGTTTCCTTCGACAATGACCTGCGCAAGCATAGTTCGAAAAATGTCGTCGCCCTGCTGCCCGGCAAGACGCGCCCCAACGAATATGTCCTCTACACCGGCCACTGGGATCATCTGGGCCATTGTCAGGCCGCACCGGACGGCGACGATATCTGCAACGGCGCGGTCGACAACGCCACCGGCACCGCCGCGCTGGTCGCACTGGCGCAAGCCAATGTGAAGGCAGGCCCCACCGATCGCAGCCAATTGTTCATTGCCGTCACGGGTGAGGAATCAGGTCTGCTCGGCTCAGCCTATTATGGCGACCATCCCATCGTTCCTGCTGGCCAGACCGTCGGCGGCGTCAACATGGATGCCCTGAGCATGGCGGGGCCGGCGAAGAATGTCGTCGTCATCGGACGGGGCAAGTCGGGCCTGGACGCCTATCTCGACCGCGCGCTCGCCGCTCAGGGTCGCGTCGCCAGCGATGAGCCGACCCCGGAAAAGGGCTTCTACTATCGTTCCGACCATTTCAGCTTTGCCAAGCATGGCGTGCCGATGCTCTATTTTGAGGGTGGCGACGATCTGGTCAACGGCGGCACCGTAGCGGGCGCGGCGGCGGCCAAGGACTATGAAGAGCATCGCTACCACGGCCCCAAGGACGAATATGATCCCAACTGGGACTGGAACGGCGTGCTGGGCGACCTCAAACTTTATTACACGGTTGGCCGCGAACTGGCGACGACGACCGACTGGCCCAACTGGGTCGATGGCGACGAGTTCCGCGCCATCCGCGACAAGAGTCGCGCGGGTAAGTAA
- the aguB gene encoding N-carbamoylputrescine amidase, whose protein sequence is MTQVTVAALQLSFTDDMGENIAKVATHVTKAAARGAKIILPPELFEGPYFCRIEDEALFASAQPTDTHPAVQEMRKLARDLGVYIPTSFFERDGHHHYNSLAMIDDQGEIMGVYRKSHIPDGPGYEEKYYFRPGNSGFKVWGTKYGTIGVGICWDQWYPETARVMALMGAEMLFYPTAIGSEPYDADLDTSRMWRRAMLGHAVSNCMPVIAANRIGDEDGQIFYGHSFITDEWGDFAAEAGAKDHGALVATLDLERARRHRAGMGFFRDRRPDLYGRIAQDI, encoded by the coding sequence ATGACCCAAGTCACCGTCGCCGCCCTGCAACTCAGCTTCACCGACGATATGGGCGAGAATATCGCCAAGGTCGCAACCCATGTGACCAAGGCCGCCGCACGCGGGGCGAAGATCATCCTGCCGCCCGAACTGTTCGAAGGCCCCTATTTCTGCCGGATAGAGGATGAGGCGCTGTTCGCCTCCGCCCAGCCGACCGATACCCATCCTGCCGTGCAGGAAATGCGCAAGCTGGCCAGGGATCTGGGTGTCTATATCCCCACCAGCTTTTTTGAGCGCGACGGCCATCATCATTATAACAGCCTGGCCATGATCGACGATCAGGGCGAAATCATGGGCGTCTATCGCAAGAGCCACATTCCCGATGGTCCGGGCTATGAAGAGAAATATTATTTCCGCCCCGGCAATTCGGGCTTCAAGGTCTGGGGCACCAAATATGGCACGATCGGCGTCGGTATCTGCTGGGACCAATGGTATCCCGAAACCGCCCGCGTGATGGCGCTGATGGGGGCAGAGATGCTCTTCTATCCCACCGCGATCGGCTCCGAACCCTATGACGCGGACCTCGACACCAGCCGGATGTGGCGTCGCGCGATGCTGGGCCATGCGGTGAGCAACTGTATGCCGGTCATCGCCGCCAATCGCATCGGCGACGAGGATGGGCAGATCTTCTACGGCCACAGCTTCATCACCGACGAATGGGGCGATTTCGCCGCAGAGGCCGGTGCGAAGGATCATGGCGCGCTGGTGGCCACGCTGGACCTGGAGCGCGCGCGCAGGCACCGTGCGGGCATGGGCTTCTTCCGCGATCGACGGCCAGATCTTTACGGCCGCATCGCGCAAGACATCTGA
- a CDS encoding DUF6265 family protein has protein sequence MRIRAVLGLFAMTLGVPATAQVVQGTVPGWMAGAWIERKGEDWSEEYWTAARGDLLLGAAKSGTGARLTWWEQTRIQRDPDGSIAFYASPRGQAPARFPMVAQKEGEIVFADPAHDYPQRIRYWRDGAMLRAEISKMDGSRVNRWVYVPMGR, from the coding sequence ATGCGGATCAGGGCGGTGCTGGGGCTTTTCGCGATGACGCTGGGCGTGCCAGCGACGGCGCAGGTCGTGCAGGGGACGGTGCCCGGCTGGATGGCGGGCGCCTGGATCGAGCGAAAAGGCGAGGATTGGTCCGAGGAATATTGGACGGCAGCGCGCGGCGACCTGCTATTGGGCGCGGCGAAGTCGGGGACGGGCGCGCGCCTGACCTGGTGGGAACAGACCCGCATTCAGCGCGACCCCGATGGCAGCATCGCCTTTTACGCCTCGCCACGCGGTCAGGCGCCCGCGCGTTTCCCGATGGTCGCGCAGAAGGAGGGCGAGATCGTCTTTGCCGACCCCGCCCATGACTATCCCCAGCGCATCCGATATTGGCGCGACGGCGCAATGCTGCGCGCGGAAATATCGAAGATGGACGGCAGCCGGGTCAACCGATGGGTCTATGTCCCGATGGGGCGATAG
- a CDS encoding agmatine deiminase family protein: MTFLMPAEWAPHDWVWIGFPTHAAEWPDAFESARAQIAAFANAVHADGKGEEVRLVVVNEGDAQAARALLDTSGVTIAVHRLGDVWLRDTAPIAVLGGANRALVDFGFNGWGGKYEMAGDEDIGARLAATTGFPLSTQPWIFEGGAVDTDGAGLFVTTEQCLLNPNRNPDLDRGKIETLLAGSLGLSDMLWLGDGLLNDHTDGHVDNLARFVAPGLLALPEATTPDDPNAAIYADARARARAHGVEVASIPSPGLVLVDGDPIPASYMNFYIGNAAVVVPIYGQPNDQAALNTFASLFPGRDIVGLPSDAILSGGGSFHCTSQQMPSVEQP, from the coding sequence ATGACATTCCTCATGCCCGCCGAATGGGCGCCCCATGACTGGGTTTGGATCGGCTTTCCGACCCATGCAGCCGAATGGCCCGACGCGTTTGAGAGCGCACGCGCGCAGATCGCCGCCTTCGCCAATGCCGTTCATGCAGATGGCAAGGGCGAGGAGGTCCGCCTCGTTGTCGTCAACGAAGGCGACGCGCAAGCCGCCCGCGCGCTGCTGGACACGTCCGGCGTCACCATTGCGGTCCACAGGCTCGGCGACGTCTGGCTGCGTGATACTGCACCGATTGCGGTGCTGGGTGGCGCCAACCGCGCGCTCGTCGATTTCGGCTTCAACGGCTGGGGCGGCAAATATGAGATGGCGGGGGACGAGGATATCGGTGCCCGTCTGGCAGCGACCACGGGCTTCCCCCTCTCCACCCAGCCGTGGATTTTCGAAGGCGGCGCGGTCGATACGGACGGCGCCGGCCTGTTCGTCACCACCGAGCAATGCCTGCTGAACCCCAATCGCAACCCGGACCTGGACCGCGGCAAGATTGAGACGCTGCTGGCCGGAAGCCTTGGCCTGTCCGATATGCTGTGGCTGGGCGACGGGCTGCTCAACGATCATACCGACGGCCATGTCGACAATCTCGCGCGCTTCGTGGCGCCCGGCCTCCTCGCCCTGCCGGAAGCCACCACGCCAGACGACCCCAACGCCGCTATCTACGCCGACGCGCGGGCGCGGGCGCGGGCGCACGGGGTTGAGGTCGCGTCCATCCCCTCGCCCGGCCTGGTGCTGGTCGATGGCGATCCGATCCCGGCGAGCTACATGAACTTCTACATCGGCAACGCCGCTGTCGTGGTCCCAATCTACGGCCAGCCCAACGATCAGGCCGCGCTCAACACCTTCGCGTCGCTCTTTCCGGGTCGGGATATTGTCGGTCTGCCCAGCGATGCTATCTTGTCGGGCGGCGGCAGTTTTCACTGCACCAGCCAGCAAATGCCTTCTGTGGAACAGCCATGA
- the folK gene encoding 2-amino-4-hydroxy-6-hydroxymethyldihydropteridine diphosphokinase, translating to MTSSDAHLYVLALGSNRPLSARLPPPAILCAAIAALEADGHHVRAVAPFVNTAPLGPSRHRYTNSALLIASPLKPDTLLHALHAIENRFGRRRARRWGDRTLDIDIILWSGGRWHTRDLQIPHPAFRIRDFVLKPLMAVEPAWRDPVTGLRPAHLLARHKKSYRLPFASG from the coding sequence ATGACCAGCAGTGACGCGCATCTCTACGTCCTGGCGCTCGGCTCCAACCGCCCGCTTTCCGCCCGCCTGCCGCCGCCCGCCATCCTCTGTGCGGCGATCGCCGCTTTGGAGGCGGACGGTCATCACGTCCGCGCCGTTGCACCGTTCGTCAACACAGCCCCCCTCGGCCCCTCCCGCCACCGCTATACCAATAGCGCGCTGTTGATCGCCAGCCCCCTGAAACCCGACACGCTGCTTCATGCCTTGCACGCTATCGAAAATCGATTCGGTCGCCGCCGCGCGCGCCGCTGGGGCGACCGCACACTGGATATCGACATCATCCTCTGGTCCGGCGGGCGCTGGCACACGCGTGACCTTCAGATTCCCCACCCTGCCTTCCGCATACGTGACTTCGTGCTTAAGCCGCTGATGGCCGTAGAACCGGCCTGGCGCGACCCGGTAACGGGCCTGCGTCCCGCCCATCTTCTTGCCCGTCACAAAAAGTCGTATCGTTTACCCTTCGCAAGTGGTTGA
- the rpsD gene encoding 30S ribosomal protein S4, with amino-acid sequence MSKRSSAKYKLDRRMGENIWGRPKSPVNKREYGPGQHGQRRKGKISDYGIQLKAKQKLKGYYGDVTEKQFKKAYTEAARMKGDTGQNLIGLLERRLDALVYRAKFAPTIWSARQIVSHGHIYVNGVKCNIASRLVKPGDEITLGKKAQEMALVMEAQSLAERDIPDYVAPDGATKVTYVRVPTLDEVPYPVKMEPNLVVEFYSR; translated from the coding sequence ATGTCGAAGCGTTCAAGCGCCAAGTATAAACTCGACCGCCGAATGGGCGAGAATATCTGGGGTCGCCCCAAGTCGCCCGTCAACAAGCGTGAATATGGCCCCGGCCAGCACGGTCAGCGCCGCAAGGGCAAGATTTCCGACTACGGAATCCAGCTCAAGGCGAAGCAGAAGCTGAAGGGCTATTACGGCGACGTCACCGAGAAGCAGTTCAAGAAGGCCTACACCGAAGCCGCCCGTATGAAGGGCGACACTGGCCAGAACCTGATCGGCCTGCTGGAGCGCCGCCTGGATGCGCTGGTCTATCGCGCCAAGTTCGCACCGACCATCTGGTCCGCCCGTCAGATCGTTTCGCACGGCCACATCTATGTGAACGGCGTGAAGTGCAACATTGCCTCGCGTCTGGTGAAGCCGGGCGACGAGATCACGCTGGGCAAGAAGGCGCAGGAAATGGCGCTGGTCATGGAAGCACAGAGCCTGGCCGAGCGTGACATCCCCGACTATGTCGCCCCCGATGGCGCCACCAAGGTCACTTATGTCCGCGTTCCCACGCTGGACGAGGTTCCTTACCCGGTGAAGATGGAGCCCAATCTGGTCGTCGAATTCTATTCGCGCTGA
- the nrdR gene encoding transcriptional regulator NrdR: protein MRCPFCTHEDSQVKDSRPTEDGAAIRRRRQCEACAARFTTFERIQLREVWVVKSEGRKEAFERDKLTRSIGIACRKRPIDPARIEKLISGIQRQLETSGDGEVAAQAIGQMVMEGLKRLDSVAYIRFASVYKDFTEAKDFEEFAGTVKEVGRE, encoded by the coding sequence TTGCGTTGCCCCTTCTGCACCCATGAAGACAGCCAGGTAAAAGACAGTCGGCCGACGGAGGATGGCGCCGCCATTCGTCGTCGCCGCCAGTGCGAAGCCTGCGCCGCGCGCTTCACCACGTTCGAGCGCATTCAGTTACGCGAAGTCTGGGTGGTGAAGAGCGAGGGCCGCAAGGAAGCGTTCGAGCGGGACAAGCTGACCCGCTCGATCGGCATCGCCTGCCGCAAGCGCCCGATCGACCCCGCGCGGATCGAAAAGCTAATCTCCGGCATCCAGCGCCAGTTGGAAACCAGCGGTGACGGCGAAGTCGCGGCGCAGGCCATCGGCCAGATGGTGATGGAGGGGCTGAAACGCCTGGACAGCGTCGCCTATATCCGCTTCGCCAGCGTCTATAAGGACTTCACCGAAGCCAAAGATTTCGAGGAGTTCGCGGGCACCGTGAAAGAGGTCGGGCGTGAGTGA
- a CDS encoding chorismate mutase, producing MNPDSYGTMEQVRAGVDAIDRQLVGLLAERFAHMRAAARIKPDRSAVRDEARKAQVIANARAEAEQRGAPGEVIAALWEQLVEASIAYEMTEFDRTRAV from the coding sequence ATGAACCCGGATAGCTATGGCACGATGGAACAGGTCCGCGCAGGCGTGGACGCGATTGACCGACAACTGGTGGGGCTGCTGGCCGAACGGTTCGCGCATATGCGCGCTGCCGCTCGCATCAAGCCCGACCGGAGCGCCGTGCGCGACGAGGCCCGCAAGGCCCAGGTCATCGCCAATGCCCGCGCTGAAGCGGAGCAACGGGGTGCCCCCGGTGAGGTGATCGCGGCCCTGTGGGAGCAACTGGTGGAAGCCTCGATCGCTTATGAGATGACCGAGTTCGACCGGACGCGGGCCGTGTAG
- the glyA gene encoding serine hydroxymethyltransferase: protein MSTATLAQPDLSDIRAAGYFTDTLAATDPLIAAAIGKELKREQDQIELIASENIVSKAVLEAQGSVFTNKYAEGYPGKRYYQGCAPSDEVEQLAIDRAKQLFGCNFVNVQPHSGAQANGGVMLALVKPGETIMGLSLDAGGHLTHGSRPSMSGKWFNAVQYGVREDTHLIDYDEVEKMAIECSPKLIIAGGSAYPRQIDFARFRAIADKVGALFMVDMAHFAGLVAGGAHPTPFGHAHVVTTTTHKTLRGPRGGMILTDDEAISKKINSAIFPGLQGGPLMHVIAAKAVAFGEALRPEFKTYAQAIVANAQALAAKLEQRGLAVISGGTDTHLALIDLRPYGISGKDADEALERSFITCNKNGVPGDPLPPTKTSGIRVGSPAGTTRGFGVTEFEQIGDMIADVLAALRDKGEAGDPAVEADVRARVGALCARFPIYEG from the coding sequence ATGAGCACCGCAACCTTGGCCCAGCCCGACCTGTCCGACATCCGCGCCGCGGGCTATTTCACCGACACTCTGGCCGCAACCGATCCGCTGATCGCCGCCGCCATCGGCAAGGAACTGAAGCGCGAGCAGGACCAGATCGAACTGATCGCGTCCGAGAACATCGTCAGCAAGGCGGTGCTTGAGGCGCAGGGTTCGGTCTTCACCAACAAATATGCCGAAGGCTATCCGGGCAAGCGCTATTATCAGGGCTGCGCCCCTTCGGACGAAGTCGAGCAACTCGCCATCGACCGCGCCAAGCAATTGTTCGGCTGTAATTTCGTCAACGTCCAGCCCCATTCGGGCGCGCAGGCCAATGGCGGCGTCATGCTGGCGCTGGTCAAGCCGGGTGAGACGATCATGGGCCTGTCGCTCGATGCGGGCGGCCACCTCACTCACGGTTCCAGGCCGAGCATGTCGGGCAAATGGTTCAACGCCGTGCAATATGGCGTGCGCGAGGACACGCACCTGATCGACTATGATGAAGTCGAGAAAATGGCGATCGAGTGCAGCCCGAAGCTCATCATCGCGGGCGGCAGCGCCTATCCCCGCCAGATCGATTTCGCCCGTTTCCGCGCCATCGCGGACAAGGTCGGCGCGCTGTTCATGGTCGACATGGCCCATTTCGCTGGTCTGGTCGCCGGTGGCGCGCACCCCACACCCTTCGGCCACGCCCATGTCGTCACCACCACCACGCACAAGACGCTGCGCGGCCCGCGCGGCGGCATGATCCTGACCGATGACGAGGCGATTTCGAAAAAGATCAACTCGGCCATCTTCCCCGGCCTTCAGGGCGGCCCGCTGATGCACGTGATCGCCGCCAAGGCGGTCGCGTTCGGTGAAGCCCTGCGCCCTGAGTTCAAGACCTATGCCCAGGCCATCGTCGCCAACGCGCAGGCGCTGGCCGCGAAGCTGGAACAGCGCGGCCTGGCCGTCATTTCTGGCGGTACGGACACACATCTCGCGCTCATCGACCTGCGCCCCTACGGCATTTCGGGCAAGGACGCGGATGAGGCGCTGGAGCGCAGCTTCATCACCTGCAACAAGAATGGCGTGCCGGGCGATCCCCTGCCCCCGACCAAGACCAGCGGCATTCGCGTAGGTTCGCCTGCGGGAACGACCCGCGGCTTTGGCGTCACGGAGTTCGAGCAGATCGGCGACATGATCGCCGACGTTCTGGCGGCTCTTCGCGACAAGGGAGAAGCTGGCGATCCAGCGGTCGAGGCCGATGTCCGTGCTCGCGTCGGCGCCCTGTGCGCTCGCTTCCCGATCTACGAGGGGTAA
- a CDS encoding 3'(2'),5'-bisphosphate nucleotidase CysQ has product MSGEHGSVLTDAELAAHLAETAGKLLLDVRASGIFGPKALGKAGDQTANQFLCHAIREARPDDGLLSEEAKDTDERLSKSRVWIIDPVDGTREYGEARADWAVHVALAIDGVPAIGAVALPGLDGGLVLRTDQPGVVPPAPAKLRMVVSRTRPAPQAIKVAEKIGAELVPMGSAGAKAMAIVLGQADIYLHAGGQYEWDSCAPAAVAAAYGLHISRIDGTPLVYNQADVYMPDLLICRKEHADSTLDALKD; this is encoded by the coding sequence ATGAGCGGTGAGCATGGGTCGGTCTTGACCGATGCCGAACTGGCGGCCCATCTGGCAGAGACGGCGGGCAAACTGCTGTTGGACGTTCGCGCCTCGGGCATCTTCGGCCCCAAGGCGCTGGGCAAGGCGGGTGACCAGACCGCCAACCAGTTCCTCTGTCATGCCATTCGGGAGGCGCGGCCCGACGATGGCCTTCTTTCCGAAGAAGCCAAAGACACTGACGAGCGGCTGTCCAAGAGCCGGGTCTGGATCATCGATCCGGTCGATGGCACGCGCGAATATGGCGAAGCGCGGGCCGATTGGGCCGTGCATGTCGCTCTTGCCATCGATGGTGTGCCCGCGATCGGCGCGGTCGCGCTGCCGGGGCTGGACGGTGGGCTGGTCCTGCGCACCGATCAGCCGGGCGTCGTCCCGCCAGCTCCCGCGAAGCTACGGATGGTCGTGTCCCGTACCAGGCCCGCGCCACAGGCGATCAAGGTCGCCGAAAAAATTGGTGCGGAACTGGTGCCAATGGGTTCGGCCGGTGCTAAGGCCATGGCCATCGTGCTGGGGCAGGCGGATATCTACCTTCATGCCGGCGGACAATATGAATGGGATAGCTGTGCGCCTGCGGCCGTCGCCGCTGCCTATGGCCTTCACATCTCCCGCATCGACGGCACACCGCTCGTTTACAATCAGGCGGATGTCTACATGCCGGACCTGCTCATTTGCCGCAAAGAGCATGCCGACAGCACGCTGGACGCGCTTAAAGACTGA